TTGTCGTTGAGGTTGATCTTCACACTATTAGTGAGCTGGCAACGCTCCAGGTCGATCGATCGCAGGCCCAAGTAGCGGGCCTCGGGGATCGCCATACGTTTTGACTCGAAAGCCAGGTTGATCGACCCTTGCTTCAACACGCTGTAGATGTAATAGCCCCAGGGATCGTTATCCAAGAGGCAATAGATGGGCAGCTTCAATTCGTTGTGCAGGCGATAAAGCATGCGCCGCACGCCGCGCGGCGGCTGGCCGCCACCGTGGGTCAGCAGGCAGTTGTGCTTCTTCCAGAACTTGTCTTCGTTGAAGCGCTGCCAGACGGTTCCCTTTTCGACGTGCAGGATGAACTTGGCGTCGCACTTCTTGAACTTGATCACCTCGGGCTCGACGATCGAGGGAATGCCGTATCCGCCCGACCCCATGCGCGAGCAATCGATCTCGTCTCCCTTGTCCTCCAGCACGAGCGGACCGACCATGTCGCCGCGCTTCTCGGCATACAAGTGCAGCTCTTCGCGGAGAGCATTGATTGTCACCTCGACGTCTTCGATGATCGTGTCCGACTCGCCTTGCTCGTCGAACGTTTCTTCCTTCACACCCTCGATCGAGCGTTTGTTCTTATAGAACAGACCACGCAGGCTGAGTGTCTTGCCCTGCTCGATCAATTCCTTGCAGCCGCTGGCCACGAGCATGGTCTGCATGTAGGCCTTGGCTTGCGACAGGTTGAACAATTGCCGGCGATTGGTGTTCGAGCCCATCTCGAGGAACCGCTTGCTCTTGTTGTACTTGACGTTCGACAAGGCGCGGGCCGGAATATCCAGATGCGGTTCGCGCTTCTTGGCGGCGGTCGTGGCCACGACGTCGGCCATGCCGACCAGTTGGCCCATCGTCTTCTTGTCGCGGTCGTTGAGCGCGACGGGCTTCGTTTTTGTCGTCGCGGTATCGCCGGCGGCGCGGCGTGTAGAGCGTTTGGCCATGGTGTGTTGCTTAATTCATTGATTGTGCGTTAAGAGCTTTTCTTCGTCCGTGATCGCTTCGGCTTCGCTGTGCTTTCTGCGGCAGGGGCTTCGGCTGCTTTTGCCTCGGCCGACACGGGCGCGCCCGTGGCCGGGTCGATGATCAACACGTTGTCGCCGAAATCATCTTCCTGCTCGGTGATCGGCTTGCCGCTTTCGTCGAGCGTGACGTCGGCCTCGGCGGTTTTCCGTTTGGCGACGGCGACCAGTTGCTTGTACAGCTCGTCCTTATCAGCGCCGTTAATGGTCTGGACCGCCTGCGCGACTTCGCCCAGGTAGCGGAGGAAGATGTTGCGTCGTTCACCCTCTTGCTTTACGCGCATGCGGCGGCGCATGTACATGCCCAGCTTGCGGCCGACCGATTGCAGCGCCAGGCGCAGCTCTTTTTGAATCTCGGGATACGAGGCGACCGCTTCTTTCGATTCGCTGGTAAACGGCACCCACACGCTGGCGATGTGCGCGAGCACCGTTACGGGACCGGAAGGGAGCGAGCCGCGCGACTGGCTCAGACCGTAGCTGCGCCAGTTCATCTGCAAGATCGATTGCGTGATGGCGCAGGCCGCCGGCTGAAACTGCAGCGGCACGCGGTTGGCGTAACGCAGCACGTTCATCGTTTGACCGTCTTCGACGTTCACGGTGCGCAAGGTCTCGTGCAGCTTGGCGATATCTTTCGGCTTGAGCTTGCCGGGCGTGACGCGCGTGCCTAGTTCGGCCTCGGCCAGGGTCCTATCCGCCGCCTCGGCGCCAAACCCGGTAAACGTGCTGATCAGAAATTGCCGCAAGGTGCGGGCGTCGCTCTCGGCCAGCAATTCCGTCAGGGCTTCGAGCGAAATCTTTTGCGCGGTCGAGGCGCCGCCGTACGCCAGACCGACCTCGATCTGGAACGGGTTGCCGCGGTAAACCGTGGGGGGCCGCGTCGAGGCCACGTAGAACTCGGCCGGCACCACGTGGTGCAAGCCCTTCAGCATTCGCTCTTCGCCGATGGGGGACAAGCAATCGGTGGCCGGCGCGCTGATCTTGGTCTGTTGGATCGCCTGGTA
The DNA window shown above is from Pirellulales bacterium and carries:
- a CDS encoding DNA topoisomerase IV subunit A yields the protein MAKRSTRRAAGDTATTKTKPVALNDRDKKTMGQLVGMADVVATTAAKKREPHLDIPARALSNVKYNKSKRFLEMGSNTNRRQLFNLSQAKAYMQTMLVASGCKELIEQGKTLSLRGLFYKNKRSIEGVKEETFDEQGESDTIIEDVEVTINALREELHLYAEKRGDMVGPLVLEDKGDEIDCSRMGSGGYGIPSIVEPEVIKFKKCDAKFILHVEKGTVWQRFNEDKFWKKHNCLLTHGGGQPPRGVRRMLYRLHNELKLPIYCLLDNDPWGYYIYSVLKQGSINLAFESKRMAIPEARYLGLRSIDLERCQLTNSVKINLNDNDRKRAKQIADYPWFAGKKAWQKEISKMLDNGFKLEVESLISKGISYVTEEYVPARLKEQDWLD